The genomic window ttcacgccattctcctgcctcagcctcccgagtagctgggactacagacgcccgccacctcgcccggctaggtttttgtattttttagtagagacggggtttcaccgtgttagccaggatggtctcgatctcctgaccttgtgatccgcccgtctcggcctcccaaagtgctgggattacaggcttgagccaccgcgcccggccctgttgtttcatttttatggccattttatttgtagttttttatttgtatagattTAGGGGATACAAGATTTCTTACATGTATATACTAAAtggccattttaaaattagtttcatgCTCAGATGTCATAAGTGGCAGGTATCTTTAGCTAGACTGTTGTAGTTATTGCTCAATGCCACTCATGGTGTCCTACCTCCTATTTGGAAACCATCTCTATTGTTTTCTTACTGAGATTCTTTGGAGTCAGGAACTTGAAGGGATGCTTGGAGTGAGTAGATTTGAGGGTCCAGTTATGGAGTGCtactaaaacattttcttctctcctggCCTCTGGAAGCATCTTTAGctttgactttgggcaagtctctGTACTTTTCTGGCCTGCTTTTCCAGGATTTATAAAATTAGAGCTTAGGCTTGACCTCTgtgataaataaatattcactctGTGCCTTATGGTGTAgtgtagttttttaaaatgtctaggTCTCAAgacacaaactttaaaaaaaaagtcacagactTATATTTAATTcatcattattttctatttaggGCAAATTATAACATttcttaagggttttttttttttttttcttgagacagggtttcatctctgtcacccaggctggagtgcagtggcaccatctcagctcactacaacctccacctcccagttcaagcagtactcccacctcagcctcctaagtagctaggactgcaggcacacaccaccatgcctggctacttttttttttttttttttttttaattgtttagtagagacggggctctgttaaatttttgtatttttggtagagacgaggttttgtcatgttgcccaggctggtctctaacttctaacctcaagtgacacacccacctcagcctcctgagtagctgggattgcaggcacatgccaccacgcctagctaatttttgtatttttagtagagatggggtttcaccatgttggccaggctggtcttgaactcctgacctcaggtgatccacctgtcttgacttcccaaagtgctgggattacagacatgagctaccatgactggctttttatttttttgagacaaggtctcactctgttgtctaggctgaagTCTAGTAGcttgatgtcagctcactgcagccttgacctcctgggctcaaaacgattttcctctcagcctcccaagtagctgggaccataggtgtgtgccaccatgcctggtgaatttttgtatttttggtagagacaaggttttgtcatgttgcccaggctggtctctaactcctgacctcaagtgatccacttcagcctccaaaagtgctgggattacaggcttgagtcaccgtgcccagccaaatttaaaatgtaaaagatgattacaaggatgtggagaaattagaatccttatacattgctggtaggaatattAGATGGTTCAGCCTTTGTGGTAAGCAGTttgatggttcctcaaaaagttaaacatatggatgggcacagtggctcacacatgtaatcccagcactttggaggccaaggcgggcagattacttgagctcaggagttcacgaccagcctgggcaacatgacaaaaccttgtctctaccaaaaatacaaaaattcaccgggcatggtggcacacacctatggtcccagctacttgggaggctgagaggaaaattgtttgagcccaggaggtcaaggctgcagtgagccaacatcaagccactgcacttcagcctgggcaacagagtgagaccttgtctcagaaaaataaaaggccagtcatggtggctcatgtctgtaatcccagcactttgggaagtcaagacaggtggatcatctgaggtcaggagttcgagaccagcctggccaacatggtgaaaccccatctctactaaaaatacaaaaattagccagtcatggtggcaggcatctgcaatcccagctacttgggaggctgaggcagaagaattgctagaacctgggaagtggaggttgcagtgagttgagattatgccactgcactctggcctgggtgatagagcaagactccacctaaaaaaaaaaaaaaaaaaaaaaaaagcccgggtgcagtggctcatgcctgtaatcctagcacttcgggaggctgaggcgggtggatcatgaggtcaggagatagagaccatcctggctaacacggagaaactccaactctactaaaaatattaaaaattagctaggtgtggtggcgggcgcctgtagttccagctactcaggaggctgaggcaggagaatggcatgaacccgggaggcagagcttgcagtgagctgagatcgcgccactgcactctagcctgggcaacagagtgagactctgtctcaaaaaaaaaaaaaaaaaagtaacttattTTCTGGCTGGAACCGTGTAGGGTGTCgtaaagaaaaaggagagggccagggtgtggtggctgacacctataatcccaacattttgggaggccgaggtgggcaagtcacctgaggtcaggagttccagaccagcctgaccaatatgacgaaacctcgtctctactaaaaatacaaaacaaattagccgggcgtggtggcaggtgactgtgatcccagctactcaggaggctgaggcaggagaattgcttgaacgcaggaggggGCGGTTGCAttgagacgagatcgcgccattgcactccagcatggaagacagagaccccgtctcaaaaaagaaaaaaaaaaggaaaaaaagaatgaggttccTGCTATGCCAGAAACCCTTAAAAAGCGAAGGAATTTCCCAGAGTTGAAGATCAAAGGCCTGAGAAAGAAGTTTGCCCAAAAGATGCTTCAAAAGGCAAGGAGGAAACTTATCTATGAAAAAGTGAAACACTATCACAAGGAATATAGGCAGGTATACAGAACTGAAATTCAAACGGCTAGGACGGCCAGAAAAGCTGGCAACTTCTATGTACCTGCAAAACCCAAACTGACATTTATCATCAGGATCAGTATCAGTGGTGTGAGCCCAAAGGTCCAAAAGGTGTTGAAGCTTCTTCGCCTTTGTCAAATCTTCAATGGAACCTTTGTGAAGCTCAACAAGGCTTCAGTGAACATGCTGAGGATTGTAGAACCATATATGGCATGGGGGTACCCAAATCTGAAGTCAGTAAATGAACTAATCTATCAGCGTGGTTATGGCAAAATCAGTAAGAACCGTATTACTTTGACAGATGATACTGTGATTGCTTGATCTCTGGGTAAATATGGCATCACCTGTATGGAGGATCTGATTCTTGAGATCTATACTGTTGGAAAATGCTTCAAAGAAGCAAATAACTTCCTGTGGCCCTTGAAATTATCCTCTCCACAAggtggaatgaagaaaaagaccaTCCATTTTGTAGAAAGTGGACATGCTGGCAACAGGGAGGACCAGATCAACAGACTTCTTAGAAGAATGAACTAAGGTGTCTACCGTGATTGTTTTTCTAATCTAAGCACTTAAACAGTACCTGCTCTCAaattggagggaaaaaaagaaagttaaacatggaattaccaaatgatccagcaattctgctcctaggGATACACCCAAAAGAATTTAAATCAGGTGtccaggctgggtggggtggctcatgcctgtaatcccagcattttgggaggccgaggcgggaggattgcatgaacccaggagttcatgggcaaccagtctgggcaacatggtaaaaccctgtgactataaaaaatacaaaatgggctaggtgtggtggctcatgcctgtaatcctagcactttgggaggcgaggcgggtagatcacctgaggtcaggagttcaagaccaacctggccaacaaggtgaaaccccatctctactaaaaactacaaaacttagctgggtgtggtggctcatgcctataatcccagcattttgggaggctgaagtgggtggatcacctgaggtcaggagtttgagaccagcctgaccaacaggaagaaaccccgtctctactgaaaatacaaaattagctgggtttggtgctacatgctggtaatcccagctactcgggaggctgaggcaggaaaatcgcttgaacccagaagcggAGATTGtggcgagccaagatcatgccattgcactccagcctgggcaacaagagcaaaactctcaaaaaaaaaaaaaaaaaaaaaaaagattaactgtgcatggtggctcatgcccataatcccagcactttgggagactgaggcgggtggatcatgaggtcaggagatcaagaccatcctagccaacatggtgaaaccccctctctactaaaaatataaaaattagctaggcatggtggcatgcgcctgtagtcccagctacccatgaggctgaggcagaagaatcacttgaacccaggaagaagaggttgcagtaagtcaagatcatgccactgcactccagctggctgtagagggagattccatctcaaaaaaaaaaaaaaaaaatagctgggcatggggaggctgaggctggagaatcacttgaacccgggaagaagaggttgcagtgagccaagatcatgccactgcactctagcctgggtgacagagcgagactctgtctcaaaaaaaaaaaaaaaaaaaaaaaatttagccggctgtggtggcacacgcctgtaatcccagctacttggaatgctgaggtgggaggaggttgaggctgcaatgagccatgattgtgcaactacattccagcctgggtagcagagcaagaccctgtctccaaaaaaaaaaaaaaaaaaaaggaaaagaaaacagttgTCCAAACAAATTCTTGTACACAAGTGTTCATATCAGCActttttacaatagccaaaaagatggaaacaacacaaatgttcatcagcaaatgagtggataaacaatTGTGATAAACCCATATAATCAAATATTATTcgaccataaaaaaggatgaaatactgatatatgctacaatatTTTGAGGATGAACATCAAAATGCTTTGCTAAGTGAAGGAAAGCCAGAAACAGaacacatattatatgattacaCATGTGTGGAATATTCAGAATAGGTAAACCCACAGAGAACAAGAGCAGATTTGTGGTTGCCAGTGGCTGTTGacagggagtggggaggtgggaatGAGAAAATGGGGAAATGGGGAGTAACTTCATGGGTATGGAGTTTTAtgttggggtgataaaaatgttttgaaagcccagcacagtggctcacgcctgtaatcccagcactttgggaggctggggcaggtggatcacctgaggtcaggagttcaagattagctggaccaacatggtgaaaccccatcactactaaaaatacaaaattagccaagtatggtagcacatgcctgtaatcccagctacttgggaggctgagcaggagaattgcttgaacctgggtggctgaggttgcagtgagctgagatcaagccattgcactccagcctgggcaataagagcaaagctccatttcaaaaaaaaaggttttgaaactagatagaggtggtggttgTACCTATTACTAATGTACTAATATACTAAATACCATTATATTATTCTCTTTAAAGTGGTTAgggtaggccgggcgtggtggctcatgcctgtaatcccagcactgcgggaggccgagtcgggtggatctcctgaggtcaggagttcaagacaagcctggccaacatggcgaaaccctatctctattaaaaatacaaaaattagccaggtgtggtggtgggcacctgtaatcccagctactcgggaggctgaggcaggagaatcacttgaacccaggaggcggaggttacagtgagccaagatcgtgccattgcactccagcctgggcaataagagcgaaactctgtctcaaaaataaataaataaacaaataaaataaagtggttaggcagggtatggtggcaccctgggaggctaaggcagcaggatcacttgagccaaggagtttgagaccaacctgagcatcatagggagaccccatcacttcaaaaaataaaaagttagctgaatgtggtggtacatgcctgtagtcccaattactcaggcGGCTGAGACAAGATGACCatttgagcccaaaagttcaaggttgcagtgagccgtgatcataccactgcactccagcctggaccgcaactcaaaaaaaaaggtgaattttatgttgtatgaatttcaattttttttttttttttttgagacggagtctcgctctgccgcccaggctggagtgcagtggccggatctcagctcactgcaagctccgcctcccgggttcccgccattctcctgcctcagcctccggagtagctgggactacaggcgcccgctaccgcgcccggctagttttttgtgttttttagtagagacggggtttcaccgtgttagcaaggatggtctcgatctcctgacctcgtgatccgcccatctcggcctcccaaagtgctgggattacaggcttgagccaccgcgcccggccagaatttcaattttttaaaaataattggggaggccgagacaggcggatcacgaggtcaggagatcgagaccatcctggctaacctggtgaaaccccgtctctactaaaaaacacaaaaaactagccgggcgaggcggcgggcgcctatagtcccacctactcgcgaggctgaggcaggagactggcttaaacccgggaggcggagcttgcagtgagctaagatccggccactgcactccagcctgggcgacagagtgagactccgtctcaaaaaaaaaaaagaaaagaaaagaaaaaaaaaaaaaataattgattacTTGTGTACACTTTTCTGCATGTAAGTAATACTTAAGTTTGGAAAACTTTGGTGTAGTAGAAACAGCATGAGATTTGCCAAGCATTGTGCTGGCTATTAAACATATCTAATCTCATAATATACATTAAGCACAGCCATTGTGGGGGTGGCAGACAGTATGACCCAGATAAATATTAGTCCCCTTGCACAACTCAAAGCTTTCATACTCTTAAATTGTCCATGTCCCTGAGgccctgatttctttctttcccttttttttttatttttttgatacagagtttcactgttgttgcccaggctgggttgcaatgacgtgatctcggctcactgcagcctccgcctctcaggttctagcgattctcctgcctcagcctcctgagtagctgggattacaggcatgcaccaccacgccgggctaattttgtatttttagtagagacagggtttctccatgttggtcaggctagtcaacctcaggtgatccacccgcctcggcttcccacagtgctgggattacaggcatgagccaccatgcctggctccttttttttcattgttattaagatggagtcttgctctgttgcccaggctggagtgcagtggcgtgatctcggcttactgcaacctctgcctcccaggttcaagcaattctcctgcttcagcctcccatgtagctgggactacaggcgtgtgccaccacacccagttaatttttgtatttttagtagagacagggtttcaccatgtttgtcaggctggtctcgaacccctgaccttgtaatccacccgcctaggcctcccatagtgctggaattacaggcgtgagccactgcatccagcctcctttttttttttttttttttgtttgagacagagttttactctgtcacccaggctggagtccagtggcgagatctcagcttaTCACAActcccacctcccgggttcaagcgattccaaagtgctgggattacaggtgtaagccactgcgtctggcctctTACACTTCCAATGAACCCCACAGCTTGTAGCACATTGCTTTGTGTGGTAAGTGTCTCTATTTGTGGTCCTAGCAGGAAATGAATAGCACAGTCAAATTAGGATAATTTGGGGAAGAgtttaataaaatgataattacaAAGAAGTAGGCAGGGTGTAGGGAAATCAGAAAGCATAGTGCAGTGCCTTAGTACCCACAGCTCTATTGTGATCACCTCCAAGCTCAAAAAGATGAGGGTGGAGCAGTCGTGTAAAGAGGACTTTCTCAATAAAAACTGTGACTTTCATTGATACCGTCCATTTGGGACAACTTCCTGAAGCAGAAAGCAGGGTGGAGACTGAATTCAAGGGAAAACATAAGATGTCTGGTACAGCATACAACAGCATTCATTCAGAGGAGGGTGGGAGTACTGAGcccaggagagggagaaggaatgTAAAGCCTGCGAGAGGCTGCTCAGCAGTTTTCTGGTCCCTTAGCCTACAGGATTAGCAGCTTCCTAACAGGCAATTATCTCTCTGGACCTGTTTATTCTATCTATAAGTTGATGGAATTAGTCTAATGATATCTAAGGTCCCTACTATGTGCACAGCTACTGCGACAAGGTCCTTAGCTGCATGATCTTTAATTCTGACAAAGGTTACTATCacaaacattttaacatttttactctCGTGGTTACAAATCAACAATCTCTGGCACTATTACAACAAACCTTTCAGTATTTACAGAGAAGTTATTTGCCCTTCTTAGCAACTAGCCAATCAACAACTCAACTTTATAGTAAGTTACAGAATTTATTCTGTACAGTGTATTCTGTACAATGTATTCCATACATTAATGTATTTTGTGGTAAAATAGTAACTTTTAATTTTGGATGGTTAAACTAGACGAGCTGAGATTTAACCCACGTAAGCGGCTGCAGAGCCGCTACCCTTAACAGCTCTCTCTCGGGATTCTAACATTCCCTTCCGTGACGGAGAGACCGCAGGCTGGGACACGCATCCCGGGACGGATCCACAGCTGGGTGGGGAAGGCTGCGCCCGGCGGGCCGGAAGCCGGGCGGTGGCGTGCAGGAGCCCCGCCTTCCTGGGCTGGATTcgggcgggggcggggcaggggcggggcctgAGGCAGCGGGAATCCCGACCCCGCCCCTTTCCCCACCCCTCCATTTATCGCCATGGCCCCTGCACTGCTCCTGGTCCCTGCTGCCCTCGCCTCTTTCATCCTGGCCTTTGGTACCGGAGTGGAGTTCGTGCGCTTTACCTCCCTTCGGCCACTTCTTGGAGGGATCCCGGAGTCTGGTGGTCCGGGTGAGCGGGAGGGATCGGGGATGAACTGGGAGTAGGAAGGTGGAGCCGTAGGAGAGGGATCGAGGGCGGGGCTTGGAAACAAATGACAGGGGAAGTCCCAGAGAGGGAACTCGAATCTTGAAAGCGGCCGAGAAGCTACAGGGGAGGGAGACCTGAGTTCTAAATTAGGAACTCAAGGATTACAGTTTTGGAGAGGTGGGAGAGTGAGGACTGAGGGAGCCGAAAAGGGCGATAACCAGAGTATTCTaagtaaaatgttttgtagagaggGCTGTTGAGAGTGTTAAAAAGAAGGAGCATTTGGAGAACCGAAATAAGAGGGGCAATCCAGCGgtggcctctccagccatgctttTTGCAACTGCCTAACATGCATTGTTCTATAAATCCTCTCCCCTAGGTTTGCAGGAGGCCTAGGGAAGAGGGCAGAAACTAGGAATGGAAAAGTGAGATGGGCACAGCCTAGAGAGGAAGCATTAAGGCTCTTGAAAGCAGTAGGGACATGGCCTGGGGCTCCAAAAGGAGATGAGGATGGGGGAAACATTTGCCACCTTTTCGatcttttgtctctttctccctcAACTTCCTGTAGATGCCCGCCAGGGATGGCTGGCTGCCCTGCAGGACCGCAGCATCCTTGCCCCCCTGGCATGGGATCTGGGACTCCTACTTCTATTTGTTGGGCAGCACAGCCTCATGGCAGCTGAAAGAGTGAAGGCATGGACATCCCGGTACTTTGGGGTCCTTCAGAGGTCACTGTATGTGGCctgcactgccctggccttgcaGGTATGAGGCCCTGGCCTTGCAGGTATGAAGTCCCTAAGGGAGACCAAGTGTGGGAGGGGTGCCCTGGATTGGAGGGGCAAAATATGGGTTCAGGAGGAGAACTGAGGAACTAATCTCAGCTTCCATTCCTCCACAGCACATACCCTAGTTTTTATCAAGAAGGGTGTACTTGTCCTTCCCCAAGCACAATACGTGCATTCTCACCTTTGCAACTTTGTTCATGTCCTGCTTGAGatcccttccttctcttcagtCCTACCCTTTCTTCAAAACCACTTCCCTAGGTCTGAAGAGGCCTTGTCTGTCTTCTCATTGGGTGGTTGGCATAGGCTACTACTTTGTGTAGCTATCAGGTCACCCCATCTGTTCTGTAAATTCTCAGGGTGGAGACAGGCCATCCTTACATCTTTGGGACCTCACCCAGCATGCACCCTCCACATGGTGAATATTTGGTGGTGATGCTTAGGTGAGAGGTGGGGGAGAGTTGCAGGCTAGCCTGTGGTGGGGGCAGCTCTGGATCCGGGTCTCCCAAGGTCGGGCAGGGTAGGGCACTGGGATACGAAGCCCCTTATCCTTCCACAGCTGGTGATGCGGTACTGGGAGCCCGTACCCCGAGGCCCCGTGTTGTGGGAAGCTCAGGCTGAGCCATGGGCCACCTGGGTGCCCCTCCTGTGCTTTGTGCTCCATGTCATCTCCTGGCTTCTCATCTTCAGCATCCTTCTCGTCTTTGACTATGCTGAGCTCATGGGCCTCAAACAGGTGAGGCTCTGAGATCCCTACCTACGACCTCTGACCCGTTTTAGAACTACTCTTTCCCTTTCAAGGGTTTCCCTCCTCCCATGCTCTTCTACTGTCTCCTTGATTCTCCCTCATGACCCTTCCCTCAGAAGGACAGCAACCATGGGCCTCCTGGGCCTGGGGAAGGTACATGGATCATAAGTCAGGATCAGGGATCCAAGTCTCAGAAGAGGGGTTCCTGGGCCTGAGCTCTAGAAGGCTGGTGcctggaagaggaggaaagaagcgcCCAAGCTGAGAAAAGGGCTTGACTCAATTTCTAAACTCTTCTCCCTCTTAGGTATACTACCATGTGCTGGGGCTGGGCGAGCCTCTGGCCCTGAAGTCTCCCCGGGCTCTCAGACTTTTCTCTCACCTGCGCCACCCAGTGTGTGTGGAGCTGCTGACAGTGCTGTGGGTGGTGCCTACCCTGGGCATGGACCGTCTCCTCCTTGCTCTCCTCCTTACCCTCTACCTGGGCCTGGCTCATGGGCTTGATCAGCAAGACCTCCGCTACCTCCGGGCCCAACTACAAAGAAAACTCCACCTGCTCTCTCGGCCCCAGGATGGGGAGGCAGAGTGAGGAGCTCACTCTGGTTACAAGCGCTGTTCTTCCTCTCCCCCTGAATTCTAAATCCTTAACATCCAGGCCATGGCTGCTTCACGCCAGAGGCCCAAATTCATGGACTGAAGGAGCTACCCCTTCCACTACTTGAGAGTTTATTCTCTGGGTCCAGCTCCACACCCTAAATTCTGAGTTTCAGCCACTGAA from Macaca fascicularis isolate 582-1 chromosome 4, T2T-MFA8v1.1 includes these protein-coding regions:
- the NRM gene encoding nurim isoform X2, producing MAPALLLVPAALASFILAFGTGVEFVRFTSLRPLLGGIPESGGPDARQGWLAALQDRSILAPLAWDLGLLLLFVGQHSLMAAERVKAWTSRYFGVLQRSLYVACTALALQVYYHVLGLGEPLALKSPRALRLFSHLRHPVCVELLTVLWVVPTLGMDRLLLALLLTLYLGLAHGLDQQDLRYLRAQLQRKLHLLSRPQDGEAE
- the NRM gene encoding nurim isoform X1 produces the protein MAPALLLVPAALASFILAFGTGVEFVRFTSLRPLLGGIPESGGPDARQGWLAALQDRSILAPLAWDLGLLLLFVGQHSLMAAERVKAWTSRYFGVLQRSLYVACTALALQLVMRYWEPVPRGPVLWEAQAEPWATWVPLLCFVLHVISWLLIFSILLVFDYAELMGLKQVYYHVLGLGEPLALKSPRALRLFSHLRHPVCVELLTVLWVVPTLGMDRLLLALLLTLYLGLAHGLDQQDLRYLRAQLQRKLHLLSRPQDGEAE
- the NRM gene encoding nurim isoform X3 — its product is MAPALLLVPAALASFILAFGTGVEFVRFTSLRPLLGGIPESGGPDARQGWLAALQDRSILAPLAWDLGLLLLFVGQHSLMAAERVKAWTSRYFGVLQRSLYVACTALALQV